GCCGGATGAGCGCCGGGCCCTCGGCAAACCCGAACACGGGACCGTGCGCCTCTCCGCCTATCACGCCTCGGGCAACGTCGTGGTGGAACTCAGCGACGACGGGCGCGGGCTCAATCGGGACAAGATCGTCCGCAAGGCGATCCAGCAGGGGCTCATCGCCTCGGCCGAAGGGCTCAGCGACAAGGACGTGTACGACCTGATCTTTGCCCCCGGCTTCTCCACCGCCGACAAGATCACCGACGTCTCCGGGCGTGGCGTGGGGATGGACGTCGTGCGCCGCAACATCGAGGCGCTCCGCGGGCGCGTCGAGATCCAGTCGCGCGCCGGGCAGGGGACGACCTTCCTCGTCCGCCTCCCGCTCACCCTCGCCATCACCGACGGGATGCTCGTCCGCGTCGGGACGGAGCGCTACATCGTCCCGACCATCAACATCCACCTCTCGTTCCGTCCGGCGCGCAGCGCCCTCTCCACGGTGGCCGGCAAGGGCGAGATGGTCATCCTGCGCGACGAGATCATGCCCCTCGTGCGCCTGCACCGAGTCTTTGGAGTATCCGGCGCCGTCGAGGATCCCACCGAGGCGCTGCTCATGGTGGTCGGCGACGGCAGCCAGCGCACGGCCCTCCTCGTCGATGAACTCCTCGGCCAGCAGCAGGTCGTCGCCAAGTCGCTCGGCAACGGCCTCGGTCGCGTCAACGCCATCTCCGGTGGCGCCATTCTCGGCGACGGCCGCGTCGGCCTCATCCTCGACGTCAACGAACTCCTCACGCTGGCGCGCCTCGGCGACGCCGGCGATCACGTCCACAGCACCGCACGCGCGGTCGCCTGACCGCCAGGAGCACGTCCATGCAGACTGCGACCGCCACCCCCGGCACCTCCCGACTCGCCCAGGCGGGCAAGTACCTCACCTTCTTCCTCGCCAGCGAGGAGTACGGGGTCGAGATCCTCAAGGTGCACGAGATCATCGGGATGCTGCCGATCACCCGGGTACCTCGCACGCCGTCGTTTGTGCGCGGCGTCATCAACCTACGAGGCAAGGTCATCCCGATCATCGACCTGCGTGAGCGCTTCGGCATGGCGCACGATGGCGCGGAGGAGCAGTGCATCATCGTGGTGCAGGTGCACGGCATCCAGCTCGGCGTCGTCGTCGACAAGGTCTCCGAGGTCCTCTCGATCGCCGACGGCGACATCGAGCCCACGCCCTCGTTCGGCGTCGACGTCAGCACGGAGTACCTGCTCGGCCTCGCCAAGGGCGACGGACGCGTACGTCTCCTGCTCGACATCGATCGCGTGCTGACGGCCTCGGAGGCCGATAGCGTGCAGTCCGTCTCCGGGAGCGACGGCGGGGCATCGCGCGAATGACCGCTCCCTCGGTCGGCTCCATTGGC
The window above is part of the Gemmatimonadota bacterium genome. Proteins encoded here:
- a CDS encoding purine-binding chemotaxis protein CheW translates to MQTATATPGTSRLAQAGKYLTFFLASEEYGVEILKVHEIIGMLPITRVPRTPSFVRGVINLRGKVIPIIDLRERFGMAHDGAEEQCIIVVQVHGIQLGVVVDKVSEVLSIADGDIEPTPSFGVDVSTEYLLGLAKGDGRVRLLLDIDRVLTASEADSVQSVSGSDGGASRE